A genomic window from Silene latifolia isolate original U9 population chromosome Y, ASM4854445v1, whole genome shotgun sequence includes:
- the LOC141633444 gene encoding uncharacterized protein LOC141633444 isoform X2, giving the protein MKLSAYNMKHSMSGFENMEMAKARNLNISRRRSNQEERRNVEGDNQVQVQNYANISTDSESTEHYQDQNCEDGPNTQQRTEGRTYEYVVQDPDGKRTRGKTVLADIWNLPEGHRVVVEINKSNQPIGDEGRVLGYFCGTIERNGGLCSLSYTKWDHLNKGNKRNNQTLIINEVQEKSRKSKLSHKKAKTKPTYIWYEESCTHL; this is encoded by the exons ATGAAATTGAGCGCATACAACATGAAACATTCCATGAGTGGTTTCGAGAACAT GGAAATGGCTAAGGCGAGGAATTTAAATATTAGTCGAAGACGTAGTAATCAAGAGGAACGAAGAAATGTAGAGGGTGACAATCAGGTACAAGTTCAAAATTATGCCAACATAAGTACAGATTCTGAAAGTACAGAACATTATCAGGATCAGAATTGTGAAGATGGGCCTAATACCCAACAACGAACTGAGGGACGCACATATGAGTATGTTGTACAAG ATCCCGATGGAAAAAGGACTCGTGGAAAGACAGTTTTAGCAGATATTTGGAATTTACCGGAAGGGCATCGAGTTGTTGTTGAGATCAATAAATCAAACCAACCTATTGGAGATGAAGGCCGGGTGCTAGGATATTTTTGTGGGACGATAGAAAGAAATGGAGGTCTTTGCTCATTAAGTTATACTAAATGGGATCACTTAAATAAGGGTAATAAGAGAAACAACCAGACATTAATAATAAATGAAGTTCAG GAAAAAAGTAGAAAAAGTAAGTTATCACATAAGAAGGCTAAGACGAAGCCTACATACATCTGGTACGAAGAGTCATGCACGCATCTATGA
- the LOC141633444 gene encoding uncharacterized protein LOC141633444 isoform X1, giving the protein MYFIERYLGKLKSYVFNKARPEGSIAEAHLAFECVIFCSCYLDGVDSKFSLVSSIDKCDEIPESSSIIGESNIFIQGGKPLGKPATGRISKINKIQAHRYILFNSSEVTDFLKEHASELRRHSRPRRISLNEIERIQHETFHEWFREHVSKLEASNGPECLSEELRMLARGPLDVVTKYQAYDINGFSFRPKCYDKCTQNSGVVVIAKTSSYASVSDR; this is encoded by the exons ATGTATTTTATTGAGAGGTATTTGGGTAAGCTAAAATCCTATGTTTTCAATAAAGCTCGTCCAGAAGGATCAATTGCTGAGGCTCACTTAGCCTTCGAGTGTGTAATATTCTGTTCATGTTACCTTGATGGGGTTGATTCCAAGTTTAGCTTAGTTTCATCAATTGACAAGTGTGATGAAATTCCTGAATCTTCAAGCATTATTGGTGAAAGTAACATTTTTATACAAGGAGGAAAACCTCTAGGAAAGCCTGCTACAGGAAGGATTTCAAAAATAAACAAGATACAAGCACATCGATATATCCTATTCAACTCTTCTGAGGTCACCGATTTTCTGAA gGAACATGCGTCAGAACTTAGGCGACATAGTCGACCAAGACGCATTTCTTTAAATGAAATTGAGCGCATACAACATGAAACATTCCATGAGTGGTTTCGAGAACAT GTTAGCAAATTAGAGGCTTCAAATGGCCCTGAATGTTTGAGCGAGGAGCTTCGTATGCTAGCTCGTGGTCCACTTGATGTAGTTACGAAGTATCAAGCATATGATATTAATGGTTTTAGTTTCAGACCCAAATGTTACGATAAGTGCACCCAAAACAGTGGAGTGGTTGTAATAGCGAAAACATCAAGTTACGCTAGTGTGAGTGACAGATGA